Proteins encoded within one genomic window of Candidatus Dormiibacterota bacterium:
- the thiD gene encoding bifunctional hydroxymethylpyrimidine kinase/phosphomethylpyrimidine kinase, producing the protein MSLPVACTVAGSDPSAGAGLQADLKTFAACGVYGASVVTAVTAQNTTGVGAVHLIPADVVAAQIDAVAADLAPAAWKTGMLGDAALVAAVAAGLRLHRAVNLVVDPVMRSTSGRALLSEPGVDALRTLLLPLATVVTPNRAEAAALTGRRVGTVAEAREAGWALCALGPRVAVVTGGDLPGARVVDVVCEVATGRCLELEHPRVPGRGTHGTGCTLSAAVAAFLARGTAPLDAVASARAYVRTALLRAPGLGAGHGPLGHLDPAPAVVVRAPLGEG; encoded by the coding sequence ATGAGCTTGCCGGTCGCCTGCACCGTGGCGGGCAGCGATCCCTCCGCCGGGGCCGGTCTGCAGGCCGACCTCAAGACCTTCGCCGCCTGCGGGGTCTACGGCGCCAGCGTGGTGACGGCGGTCACCGCGCAGAACACCACCGGGGTCGGTGCCGTCCATCTCATCCCCGCGGACGTCGTCGCCGCCCAGATCGACGCGGTGGCCGCCGACCTCGCCCCGGCGGCGTGGAAGACCGGCATGCTCGGCGACGCCGCCCTGGTCGCCGCCGTCGCCGCGGGGCTTCGCCTCCACCGCGCCGTCAACCTGGTGGTCGACCCGGTGATGCGCTCGACCTCGGGGCGGGCGCTGCTCTCCGAACCGGGGGTGGACGCGCTCCGCACCCTGCTGCTGCCCCTGGCGACGGTGGTCACCCCCAACCGCGCGGAGGCGGCGGCGCTCACCGGCCGGCGGGTCGGCACCGTGGCGGAGGCCCGCGAGGCGGGGTGGGCGCTCTGCGCCCTGGGTCCGCGGGTCGCCGTGGTCACCGGCGGCGACCTTCCCGGCGCCCGGGTCGTCGACGTCGTCTGCGAGGTGGCGACCGGCCGGTGCCTGGAGCTCGAGCACCCCCGGGTGCCCGGTCGCGGCACCCACGGCACCGGCTGCACCCTCAGCGCGGCGGTGGCCGCGTTCCTCGCCCGCGGGACGGCGCCGCTCGACGCCGTCGCCAGCGCCCGGGCCTACGTCCGGACGGCGCTGCTGCGCGCCCCCGGTCTCGGCGCCGGGCACGGCCCGCTCGGCCACCTCGATCCCGCGCCGGCCGTGGTGGTGCGCGCCCCGCTCGGCGAGGGCTGA
- a CDS encoding HD domain-containing protein: MDAAARFGEVNLISDPLHGYIEITKSGHGAPGEQQLLDSGWLQRLRRIHQLQSAWWVFPTAEHSRFSHLLGSMHLASLFARRVDASLRAAFPDAPSPALVEETLRLAGLLHDVGHGPFGHFFDREVLAHHGIDHEDVGRHLVTEQLGDLIDSLRAGPGGGFASGESVDPRWVAWVMAPAEMDGYQPPAWLRACKPLLCGPATVDNLDYVPRDAYMCGVSAGAVDVRRLVHYTFVSGDTVVLHGHAAAALQMFLQARLYLYTNIYFHRTVRRIDLSMREIFAETVEHLLPGSPLDHLDDYRALTDWSLLEAVERWRRAPAGGSEHRLAQAWARITERRLPWHLAFEISARTGTDLGDLRERIVDALPAALRGVRFELDVASISVAPHNPMAEDGMVAIWDPLRGEVLHSRTAELVARLPQHSLQIRVFTDDERAVSALNAASDAVLG, translated from the coding sequence ATGGACGCGGCGGCGCGCTTCGGCGAGGTGAACCTCATCTCCGATCCGCTCCACGGCTACATCGAGATCACGAAATCGGGCCACGGCGCGCCCGGCGAGCAGCAGCTGCTCGACAGCGGCTGGCTGCAGCGGCTGCGCCGCATCCACCAGCTCCAGTCGGCGTGGTGGGTCTTCCCCACCGCCGAGCACTCCCGCTTCTCCCACCTGCTCGGCTCGATGCACCTCGCCAGCCTCTTCGCCCGCCGGGTCGACGCCTCGCTGCGGGCCGCCTTCCCCGACGCGCCGTCGCCCGCCCTGGTCGAGGAGACGCTGCGGCTCGCCGGGCTGCTCCACGACGTCGGCCACGGCCCCTTCGGCCACTTCTTCGACCGCGAGGTGCTCGCCCACCACGGCATCGACCACGAGGACGTCGGCCGCCACCTGGTCACCGAGCAGCTCGGCGACCTGATCGACTCGCTCCGCGCCGGCCCCGGCGGCGGCTTCGCCTCCGGCGAGAGCGTCGACCCCCGCTGGGTGGCGTGGGTGATGGCGCCGGCGGAGATGGACGGCTATCAGCCCCCGGCATGGCTGCGCGCCTGCAAGCCGCTGCTCTGCGGGCCCGCGACCGTCGACAACCTCGACTACGTGCCCCGCGACGCCTACATGTGCGGGGTGAGCGCCGGCGCCGTCGACGTCCGCCGGCTGGTGCACTACACGTTCGTCAGCGGCGACACCGTGGTGCTCCACGGCCACGCCGCGGCGGCGCTGCAGATGTTCCTGCAGGCACGGCTCTACCTCTACACCAACATCTACTTCCACCGCACCGTGCGCCGCATCGACCTGTCGATGCGGGAGATCTTCGCCGAGACCGTCGAGCACCTTCTCCCCGGGAGCCCGCTCGACCACCTCGACGACTACCGCGCCCTCACCGACTGGTCGCTGCTGGAGGCGGTGGAGCGCTGGCGGCGCGCCCCGGCCGGAGGCTCCGAGCACCGCCTCGCCCAGGCCTGGGCGCGGATCACCGAGCGCCGCCTCCCCTGGCACCTCGCCTTCGAGATCAGCGCCCGCACCGGCACCGACCTCGGCGACCTTCGCGAGCGGATCGTCGACGCGCTGCCGGCGGCGCTGCGCGGGGTGCGCTTCGAGCTTGACGTCGCCAGCATCAGCGTCGCTCCCCACAACCCGATGGCCGAGGACGGCATGGTCGCCATCTGGGACCCGCTGCGCGGCGAGGTGCTGCACAGCCGCACCGCCGAGCTGGTGGCGCGACTGCCCCAGCACAGCCTCCAGATCCGGGTGTTCACCGACGACGAGCGCGCGGTGTCGGCACTGAACGCGGCGTCGGACGCGGTGCTCGGCTGA
- a CDS encoding PspA/IM30 family protein codes for MSVVRRLKMVFQQKANRVLDRAENPAEALDLSYEKMLENLQTVRRSIADVLTSQKRLEAQRDTLQQQFETLQGHARVAVEQGQDDLARTALSRAQLVGVQIDGLDPQIEQLRQQEQQLEVVGERLRGKVEAFRGQRETMKAQYSAAKASTRAMEGVTGLSEQMADVSLMIDRAQGKVADMRARAAAVGQLAETGALDTLGPGDDLEARLRISAAEATVDRQLLEMKRQLALEAPAERPRLEAAGIVVRIAGDDQYRLPANARSALEGLDEDLARAIEQDSAEDFSRLTRRLVTFVNDMGERLPRDEVRASDLIVPAADMSLADARKLLDAGAPGAGS; via the coding sequence ATGAGCGTCGTCCGCCGCCTCAAGATGGTGTTCCAGCAGAAGGCCAACCGGGTGCTCGACAGGGCCGAGAACCCCGCCGAGGCCCTCGACCTCTCCTACGAGAAGATGCTCGAGAACCTGCAGACGGTGCGCCGCAGCATCGCCGACGTCCTCACCTCGCAGAAGCGGCTCGAGGCCCAGCGCGACACCCTGCAGCAGCAGTTCGAGACCCTCCAGGGGCACGCCCGCGTCGCCGTCGAGCAGGGGCAGGACGACCTCGCCCGCACCGCCCTCTCCCGAGCCCAGCTGGTGGGAGTCCAGATCGATGGCCTCGACCCGCAGATCGAGCAGCTGCGCCAGCAGGAGCAGCAGCTCGAGGTGGTGGGGGAGAGGCTCCGTGGCAAGGTCGAGGCATTCCGCGGCCAGCGCGAGACCATGAAGGCGCAGTACTCGGCGGCGAAGGCGAGCACCAGGGCGATGGAGGGGGTGACCGGCCTCTCCGAGCAGATGGCCGACGTCTCGCTGATGATCGATCGTGCCCAGGGGAAGGTGGCGGACATGAGGGCGCGGGCGGCCGCCGTCGGCCAGCTCGCCGAGACCGGGGCGCTCGACACCCTCGGCCCCGGCGACGACCTCGAGGCCCGGCTGCGCATCAGCGCCGCCGAGGCCACCGTCGACCGGCAGCTGCTGGAGATGAAGCGCCAGCTCGCCCTGGAGGCGCCGGCGGAGCGGCCCCGCCTGGAGGCGGCGGGCATCGTCGTGCGCATCGCCGGCGATGACCAGTACCGTCTCCCCGCCAACGCCCGCTCCGCGCTGGAGGGGCTGGACGAGGATCTCGCCCGCGCCATCGAGCAGGACAGCGCCGAGGACTTCTCGCGGCTGACCCGCCGGCTCGTGACCTTCGTGAACGACATGGGTGAGCGGCTGCCCCGGGACGAGGTGCGGGCGTCCGACCTGATCGTCCCCGCCGCGGACATGAGCCTGGCCGATGCGAGGAAGCTGCTCGACGCAGGAGCGCCGGGAGCCGGCTCCTGA